The Aeromonas encheleia genomic sequence AGGCCTATGGTCTGGAGCGCAGCCGCTACAACGGCATCGTCAACATAGCGGTGCAGAACAAGCAAGGGGTGGCTCAGGCGGTTGGCATCAGCGGGGAGGCCAAGAACCTCACCGGCACCATCCGTACCCTGACCTTCCAGGAGGTGAAGGAGGGGGACTCCATCTACTATCTGGCGGTGCTGCCCTACCGCAACGAAGATACCTATCAGTTCACCCTGAAGATCATGGGCGAGGGGCAGCAGCAGACCCTGACCTTCCAGCAGACCTTCTACGTCGACTGAGCCGGGTCGATGAAAAATGCCCCGAACCTGTGTTCGGGGCATTTTTTTGTCCGTCGTTCGCTCAAGAGGCGATGCCAGTGGCCTCAGCGGCTGGCCAGCGGGTAGGTGAACAGGGCCAGGTGGGCGAAGTTGAACAAAAAATGCAGCAGGATGGCGACGCTCAGCCGTCCGCTGAGCTGGAACGCCAGCCCGTAGCAGGCCCCCGCCAGGGCGGCAAACAGCATCAGCAGCGGGCCTCCGGCCAGATGCGCCGCCCCGAACAGAAGGCTGGAGACCAGGAGACCGAACCAGGGCTTGCTTCGCTTCGCCACCCCTTGCTGGATCAGGCCCCGAAACAGCGCCTCCTCCGCCACACAGGTGAACAGCAGGTTGTTGAGGGCAAACAGCCACCACCAGTGGGGCAGCCCCGGCTCGGGCCTGAGGGCGCCGAGCTGCCAGGCCGCCAGCAACAGGGCCGCCAGTGGCAGTATGAGCAGGGCCAGTGGTCGCCAGCGGATGGGGCCTCCCTGGCCGAGCAGGGTGGGCCAGGCCAGCAGCAGGCCGAAGAAGATCAGTGGCTTGTCCAGATTGAGATACAGGCTGAAGGGCACGCTGGCGGGGCCGGCCTGCACCCGATCCAGTGCCCTGAGATTGTCAAATCCCGGCACCAGATGCAGCGTCAGGGCGATGGCCCACAGCAGCACCAGCGTCAGTGCGATGCCACGCCAGGGTTGGGGCAGGCAGGGGGTTTGCCAGGCCAGCAACAGGCCGGCGAGACTGACCAGCGCGGCGAAGGGGCTGAGGCGCCCCAGCCAGAGGGCGGTCAGCAGGGCGATCCCCAGCAGGATCAGGCCGGGTCTCGGCTGGCGGGCCAGGCAGAGCAGCACGGCCAGCGCCAGCACTCCCCAGATCAAGGCATCGGGTAGTGGTAACATTGAGTCTCCTTGCGAGTGCGAAGGGGCGCACCTTAACGATCCCTTCCCCCTGGCACAAGGCTCGATAGACTGGTCGGATCCCTGCCGCGGTCTGTTGTGCCGCCTGTCGGCCGCTGTCTGGCCAATAAAAAAGCCGGAGCAGAGGCTCCGGCTTTGGTGAGAGGTTGTGGCGCGACTTAACGCACCCAAGCCGTATTAACGGCCGGATTCGGCAATCACGCGGGCGATGATATCGGCACGCTTGGTCGCTTCCAGCTCACCCAGGGCGATGAGGCCGGCCTTGAAGATGACGTTCTTCGGCAGGCTGACGTCGTCCAGGGTGGTGATGGCTTCCACGTGCAGGCCGTTCAGGCGGCTGGCATCGCGCGGGCTCAGGTTGACCTGAGTGTTCATCACCTGCTTGCCCTTCTTCTTGGCGGGCACGGCGGCTTTCTGGCTGGATTCCTGTTCTTCGTCTTCCGGCAGTTCGTCATCAAAATCGTAAATAGACATAGTCAATCCTGTTGGGTTGCAGCGGGCATGCTTGCCCGATAATAGAGGGTGATCAGCCCATATCCTCATTGCGGATAAAGGCGCGCCAGGAGCCGAGCACCTGGGCAAAGTCTTCCAGTCCGCACATGGCCAGCTGCTCATCATCGTAGTAGGCGAGATCGTCGAGATCCTCATCCTGCTCGATATTGAGGACGTTGGCCTTCACCTCCGCCTCCTCATGGGTGAGCAGCAGCGAATAGTCGCCGCCGAGCAGACGGTATTCGACACGGCTGCGGTTGGACAGCTGGTCGATGATGGAGAACAGCTCGTCGAGCTTCTCCTCATCCTTTCCCACCTCGTCGATCAGCCATTGACCTATGGCTTCATGGCCCATGGAGAACCGGGCGCGATAGCCACCGAACGGGTCGCGGCGAAATTCATAGTCCATAACGGGATCCATATCGAAAGGACGGGGCCATCACCAGGGGACTGGGCCTGCGCCAAATCCGTGATCCATGGTGGGCACACCTGGGGTAAAGTGGCCTATTCTAGCGATCCCCCCCTCGCTTGTCTTGATGATGTGGCATCTTTGCGCGGCCACCTCAGCTTTTTGCCCGGAGAGACCATGCAGTTAAATGACCCCCTGGCCCGGCAGATCGTCAGCCGGGCGATGAAGATCCTCTCGTTTTCGGTCAACCTGATGGATGAATACGCCGTCTCAGCATCGCCTGCGGCTACCTCAGCTTTTTACCCGGAGAGCCCATGCAGCTAAATGATACCCTGGCCCGGCAGATCGTCAGCCGGGCGATGAAGATCCTCTCGTTCTCGGTCAACGTGATGGATGAACGCGGCCTCATCATCGCCTCAGGCAATCCGGAGCGGTTGCACCAGCGCCACGAGGGGGCCGTGCTGGCGCTGACCGAGAACCGGGTGGTGGAGATCAGCGAGGCCACCGCCCAGCAGCTCAAGGGGGTGCGGCCCGGCATCAACCTGCCTATCGCCTATCAGGGGGAGCTGCTCGGGGTCATCGGCATCTCGGGGGATCCGGAGGAAGTGCGCGCTTACGCCGAGCTGGTGCGGATGACCGCCGAGCTGATCCTGGAGCAGGCGGCGCTGACCGAGCAACTGCAGTGGGACAAGCGCCACAAGGAGGAGCTGGTGCTGCAGCTCATCCGCGGCGAGGGGCGGGTCGATCAGCTGCAGCAGGCGGCCCGCTTCCTCGAGCTGGATCTGGCCCAGCCTCGGGTGGTGGCCGTGCTGACGCTGGAGGAGGCCGATCCCGCCCGGCTACGGGAGCTGGTGCATCTGCTGGAGTACCCGGAGCGGGACAACCTGGTGGCCATCAACGGCCTGGACGAGATAGTGGTGCTCAAGCCGGCCCAGCTCAGCGACGGCGTCTGGCAATCGGCGCAGGAGCGCAGCCGCATCAAGCAGCTGCTGGCCCGCATTCCCCATTTCAAGGTGCGCATCGGGGTGGGTGATTACTTCGCCGGGATCGACGGCCTGGCCCGCTCCTACCAGACCGCCCGCGACACCCTGCGCCGTGGCATGCGCCAGGCGCCGCGCAAACAGGTCTACTTCTTCGAGGATTACCGGCTACCGGTGCTGCTCGGCAGTCTGGCGGACTCCTGGCAGGCTGATCAGCTGCGGGCTCCCCTGCTCAGGCTGGCGCAAGAGGATGCAAAGGGAACGCTGCAAAAGACGCTGCGCCAATATTTCTTGCAGGATTGTGATCTGCATCCCTGTGCCGATGCCTTGTTCATTCATCCCAATACCCTGCGTTACCGGCTGACCCGGATAGAGCAGATAACAGGGTTAAATTTCAACAAGTTAGATGACAAGTTCCTGCTCTATCTCGGGCTCAATCTCGACGGTTGATTTGTTCATATGAACAAAAAGTGACGATATGAAAACGAAAGCTTTGGCTTTTCGGCCAAAGCTTTCCGACCCGGGATCACCATAATGGCCACCACTTACTCCCACTCAAGGTGCCCGTCATGATCCCTGTATCCGCGCTCGGTGCTCTCGCTGCGCTCTCCATCGCCATCTTCCTCATCCTGAAGAAGGTGCCGCCCGCTTACGGCATGATCGTCGGTGCCCTGGCCGGTGGCCTGATCGGCGGAGCCGACCTGACCCAGACCGTCGCCCTGATGATCGGCGGCGCCCAGGGGATCACCACCGCCGTGATGCGGATCCTGGCGGCCGGCGTGCTGGCCGGCGTGCTGATCGAATCCGGTGCGGCCACCACCATCGCCGAGACCATCGTCAAGAAGCTCGGTGAGACCCGCGCCCTGCTGGCGCTGGCGCTGGCCACCCTGATCCTGACCGCGGTCGGCGTGTTCGTGGACGTGGCCGTCATCACTGTCGCCCCCATCGCCCTGGCCATCGCTCGCCGTGCCGACCTCTCCAAGGCCGCCATCCTGCTGGCCATGATAGGTGGCGGCAAGGCGGGCAACGTCATGTCCCCCAACCCGAACGCCATCGCCGCGTCCGACGCCTTCCACCTGCCGCTCACCTCGGTGATGGCGGCCGGCATCATCCCGGGCCTGTTCGGTCTGGTGATGGCCTACTGGCTGGCCAAGCGCCTCAACAACAAGGGCAGCAAGGTCGCCGCCGACGAGGTGGTGAGCTTTGACGGTGCCCAGCTGCCCGGCTTCCTGGCCGCCATCAGCGCGCCCCTGGTCGCCATCCTGCTGCTGGCCCTGCGCCCGCTGGCCGGCATAGTCGTGGACCCGCTCATCGCCCTGCCGCTCGGCGGCCTGGTCGGCGCCCTGATGATGGGCAAGTTCAGCAAGGTGAACCAGTTTGCGGTCTCCGGTCTGGCCCGCATGGCGCCGGTGGCCATCATGCTGCTGGGCACCGGTACCCTGGCGGGCATCATCGCCAACTCCGGTCTGAAGGATGTGCTGATCAGCGGCCTGACCGCCTCCGGTCTGCCCTCCTACCTGCTGGCCCCCATCTCCGGCGCCCTGATGTCGCTGGCGACCGCCTCGACCACAGCCGGTACCGTGGTGGCCTCCAACGTGTTCAGCTCGACCCTGATCGAACTCGGCATCACCAGCCTGGCCGGCGCCGCCATGATCCACGCCGGTGCCACCGTGTTTGACCACATGCCGCACGGCTCCTTCTTCCATGCCACCGGGGGCAGCGTCCACATGGGCGTGAGCGAGCGTCTGAAGCTCATCCCCTACGAAACTGCCGTCGGTCTGACCATTGCAGCCGTCTCCACCCTGATGTTTGGCGTGTTTGGTCTCGCCTAAGGAACTGATATGAAAATTGTTATCGCACCAGATTCATTCAAGGAGAGCCTGAGCGCCATGGCGGTGGCCGATGCCATCGAGGCCGGTTTCAAGCAGATATTGCCCGATGCCACCTACATCAAGCTGCCCATGGCCGATGGCGGCGAGGGTACGGTACAGTCGCTGATCGACGCCACCGGTGGTCGCATCCTGCCGGTCGAAGTGACGGCACCGCTCGGCAACAAGGTACAGGGCTTCGTCGGCCTGCTGGGGGATGGCGAGCGGGCCATCATCGAGATGGCGGCGGCCTCCGGCCTGCACCTGGTGGCACCGGAGCGGCGCAACCCGCTGCTCACCTCCAGCTGGGGCACGGGTGAGCTGATCCTGGCGGCGCTGGAGATGGGGGTGACCCACCTCATCCTCGGCATCGGTGGCAGCGCCACCAATGACGGCGGTGCCGGCATGATCCAGGCGCTCGGCGGCCAGCTGCTCAAGGCCGATGGCAGCCCCATCGCCCTGGGCGGCGGGGCCTTGAGTGAGTTGGCGCGCATCGATCTGAGCGGGCTGGATCCGCGCCTGGCCGGTCTCACCATAGAGGTGGCCTGTGACGTGGACAACCCGCTGTGCGGCCCGAAAGGCGCCTCCGCCGTGTTCGGCCCGCAGAAGGGGGCGACCCCGGAGATGGTGGCCCAGCTGGACGCCAATCTGGCCCACTATGCGGACTGCATCGAGCAGGCCCTCGGCAAACAGGTGAAGGCCATTCCGGGGGCGGGCGCCGCCGGTGGCATGGGCGCCGCCCTGGTGGGGCTGCTGGGCGCCGAGCTCAAGCCCGGCATCCAGATCGTCATCGAGGCGTTGAAGCTGGCCGAGGCGGTGGCCGATGCGGATCTGGTCATCACCGGCGAGGGGCGGATCGACAGCCAGACCATCCACGGCAAGACTCCCATCGGGGTGGCGCGCTGCGCCAAGCAGTTCGGCAAGCCGGTGATCGGCATATCCGGTTGTATCACCGACGATTACGGCGTGGTGCACGAGCACGGCCTGGACGCGGTGTTTGCCGTGGTCAACCGCGCCATGTCCCTGCCGGAGGCGCTGGCGACCGCCACCACCAACCTGCAGCTCACGGCCCGCAACGTCGCGGCCCTCTATATGCTGCGCAACTAACCCCTCTTCTGGCCGGTGCAGGGCACCGGCCACCCTCTGCCCCGTGTAGCGGATGTGGTTGCTTGCCTGCTGGCAGACCCTCTGACGCACCTTGCCGATCCCTGGATCGGCTTTTTTCATTTTCATTATCTCGCTGTCTTTTATATGGTTCTTGTATTCTGCCCGTCTGCTTTACGGCATAGTGATCCCCCCCATACTGAGGGGCAACGTGCGAGGAGCAACCCATGATCTTGCTGACCCTGGGGGTAGTGCTATTTACCCTGATCCACCTCTATCCCTGCTTCGCCGTGGCCCACCGTGCCCGCCTGCGCGACCGGCTGGGAGTGCAGCGCTACAAGGGACTCTTCTCGCTGCTGGTGTTCGTCGCCATCGCCTGCATCCTCGCTGGCTGGCGCAGCGCCAGCCCCATGCCACTCTATTTTCTGCCCGCCTGGGGCCCGGCCCTGGCGATGGGGCTGATGCCCGTCGCACTGATCCTGCTCTGTGCCGGGCAGGGGGCCAACTACTTCCGGCGCTGGCTGGTGCACCCCCAGCTCATCGGTACCCTGCTGTGGGCTGGGGCTCATTTGACTGTGAACAGCGAGGCGCGCTCCCTGGTGCTGTTCGGAGGCGTGGGAATATGGGCCCTGGTCAGCATCGTCTGGATTTCGGTGCGGGACTGGCAGCAGAAACTGCGCCCGGCGGCGAGCTGGCAGGGAACGGGGATCTGCGTGGGGGTGGGGCTGGCGCTCACGGCGTTGCTCATCTTCTGGGGCCACGGTTGGCTGACGGGCATAGCGCTGCACTGAGCATGAAATGAACCGGAGCCGCGGCGGATACGTATGCTATTCATCTGTTCAAAAGGAGTTGCCCGATGAAATGGTTCACTCTGTTGTTATTGCTCGGCGCAGGCCAGGCGCTGGCCGCCTGCCCCGACTACTTCAATGTGGAGCAACGGGAGCTCAACAGCACCCAGCGCCATAACCTCTGCCAGCTGACCGAGGGCAAGGTGGTGCTGGTGGTCAACACCGCCTCCTACTGCGGCTATCGCGGCCAGTTCCGGGATCTGGAGTCGCTCTACCAGAGCTACAAGGATAAGGGGCTGATCATCCTGGGTTTTCCATCCAATGACTTCTGGCAGGAGGCGGGGGATGAGGGCAAGACCGCCACTGTCTGCCGCCGTGACTACGGCGTGACCTTTCCCATGTTCAACCGGATCGCCGTGCGCGGATCCGATGCCAGCCCCCTGTATAAGGGGCTCGCGGCCGCCGCCGGTGGCGACGCTCCCGGCTGGAACTTCCACAAGTACCTGATCGGGCGTGATGGCAAGCTGATCGCGAGCTATGGCGCCAGCCAGAATCCGGGTGCGGATCCCCTGCTCGCCGCGGTGAAGCAGGCGCTCGGCCGCTAGGCCTCACCGGACTACTCTGGAATAATGGCGGCAGGCCCCTCTATCTGGTAACCCCGTGCTGCAACGCCTCCCCCAAATGCTGATCTTCGATGCCCTGGTCCGTGAACAGGGCATCTCCGCCGCCGCGCGCCGGCTCGGCGTCTCCAAGTCCCACATCAGCAAGCAACTGGCGCTGCTGGAGGCCGCGCTCGGTGCCCAGCTGGTGCAGCGCACCACCCGCCGCTTCTCCCTGACCGAACTCGGCCAGGAGTATGCCCGCCACTGCCGCGCCCTGGTGGCGGTGGCGCAGGAGGCGGATTCCATGGTGGCGGAGCGGCGTGGCAAGGTGAGTGGCGTCCTGCACCTGGGGGTTGGTCAGTCCTTTGGCCGGCTGCACGTGATCCCGCGCCTCAAGGCGTTCCAGGATCGCTACCCCGAGCTGGAGCTGGAGGTCTCCCTGTTCGATCACCGCACCAACCTGGTGGATGAGGGGCTGGATCTCTGGATCACCACCTATGAGGACAAGCCGGAGGCGCTGGTGGGGCAGCGGCTGGCAGACATCGGCTTCGTGCTGGTGGCCTCGCCGGACTATCTGCTGAGCCACGGTACCCCGCTGCACCCGAAGGAGCTGGCCCAGCACAACTGCATCACCTACCAGAGCCGGGAGCGGCGCTACCACGAGTGGTCGTTCCGTCAGGGCAAGGAGCGCCAGACGGTGCAGGTGGCGGGCAACTACCGGGTGGATCTGGCGGAGGCGGTGCGGGATGCGGCCTTGGCCGGGCTCGGCATCGCCTATGTCGCCAACTACCTGCTGGACAAGGAGTTGCAGTCCGGCCAGCTCATCCCCCTGCTGCCCCAATGGCGGCCGAACCAGAAGATGGCGGTGCACGCCGTCTATGTCAGGCGCGAGCATCTGGATCCGAAGATCCGGCTGTTCATCGACTTTCTCAAGGAGAGCTTCGGCCCAGACCCCTATTGGGAGCAGCGGCTTGCTCCCTGGCTCGGCGGTAAATTGTCCGGCACAAGGGAATGATCGTTTCTGTATAAAAACACTGGCTTTCCGCTGATACTAAAATCTAGCCAAATCAGCCAGTTGCCGCAACCGGTGTCGTGCAAACGTTTTTGCTAACAGGGTCGTAACCAAGTGGGCTTGCAGTGACGGGGCAGGGAGCGCAGAATCCGCGCCCATCTTCTGCCTCACCTGATGGAATCCCCATGATCGCCCTGCTCGGCATCCTCTGTATCCTGGCTCTGGCCGCACTCTGTTCTGATAATCGTCGTCGTATCTCGTTGCGAACAGTGGGTTTCGCCCTCTGCCTGCAAGTGCTCTTCGCCGGCCTGGTACTCTGGTTGCCCGCCGGCCAGCATGTGCTGAACGGGGTCAGCGAGAGCGTCAGCAGCGTGATCGGCTACGGTCAGGAGGGGATCGCCTTCCTGTTCGGCGATCTGGCCAAGTTCAAGCTGGGCTTCATCTTTGCCTTCAACGTGCTGCCGGTCATCATCTTCTTCTCCGCCCTTATCGCCATCCTTTACCACATCGGCCTGATGCCGCGGATCATCGCCCTGCTCGGCGGTGGCCTGCAGAAGCTGCTGGGCACGGGTCGGGCCGAGAGCCTCTCCGCCACCGCCAACATCTTCGTCGGCATGGTGGAGGCGCCGCTGGTGGTCAAGCCCTACCTCTCCAAGATGTCTGACTCCCAGTTCTTCGCGGTGATGAGCTGCGGTCTGGCCTCGGTGGCCGGCGGCACCCTGGTGGGCTATGCCAGCATCGGGGTCGAGCTGAAATACCTGATCGCGGCGGCCTTCATGTCGGCCCCAGCCGGTCTGGCCATGGCCAAGATCCTGGTACCGCCTGCCGCAGATGAGGTGGACAACCATCAGGACGTGGAGATCCCGCGCGCGACCAACGTCATCGAGGCGGCAGCCGACGGCGCCATGGCGGGGCTGAACATAGCTGTGGCAGTCGGCGCCACCCTGCTGGCCTTCGTCGGGGTGATCGCCCTGCTCAACGGTCTGCTGGGCTGGGTGGGTGATCTGGCCGGGCTGGAGCTGAGCTTCCAGATCATCCTGGGATGGCTGTTCGCCCCCGTCTCTTGGCTGATCGGGGTACCCTGGGATCAGGCCCAGGCCGCCGGCGCCCTGATCGGGACCAAGATCGTCATCAACGAGTTCGTCGCCTTCATCGCCCTGGTGCAGGATCAGACCCTGAACGAGTCGAGCAAGGCCATAGTCACCTTCGCCCTGTGCGGTTTCGCCAACATCTCCTCCATGGCGATCCTCATCGGTGGCCTGGGCTCCATGGTGCCGGAGCGCAAGGCTTTCATCGCCCGTTACGGCATGCGTGCCATCCTGGCGGGGGTGCTGGCGAACCTGATGAGCGCCTCACTGGCGGGCCTGTTCCTCGCCCTCTGATGAGCCCAGAATCAGCTACTTTCGGTCAAGGCCCGCTTCGGCGGGCCTTTTCGTGGCCGTTTTCGGGCACAAAAAAAGCGCCTCAGAGGAGGCGCGGGGAAAAGACAGATTGGAAGCGTCACATGGGTGCCACTTGAATGAGGGATGAGCCATACCATCCAAGTGTCAGGTCATCATGCCAGCCCCTGTCTGAAGCCCTTCTGAGGCGATTCTTCATACTATGTTCATTTTGCTAAACGCCGGGCGGGGTCAGTTCAAAGCCGCTGCCCTCCTGCTCCAGCGCCAATAGCCAGCGCTTGATGGGAATGCCGCCGCCGTAGCCGGTCAGCTCGCCGTTGCGGCCTATGACCCTGTGGCAGGGCACTATGATGCTCAAGGGGTTCTGGCCGTTGGCGGCCCCCACCGCGCGCACCGCCTTGGGATTGCCGATGGCCCGGGCGATGTCGAGGTAGCTGACGGTCTCGCCATAGGGGATGTCGCACAGGGCGTGCCACACAGATTGCTGGAAGGGGGTGCCCCTGGCGGCGAGCGGCAGCGTGAAGCGCCGCAAGCGGCCGGCGAAGTAGGCCTCGAATTGTTCGACGAAGGGGGCGAGCGCGACATCGTCCCGCTGCCACTCGGGGGCCGGCATCACGGGCCGCTCACCCCGCACAAACTCCACATAACGCAGTCCGTCCTTGTCGATGGCGACGAGCAGGGGACCCTGGGCGCTGTCGCAGAAGCTGTATCTCATCTGTGTTGATTCCTTGGCGTGGGCAGTCGGGGTCATTCCAGCACGGGTTTGCCGCGGGCCGACTTGATGTCCCCCTTGCGCTTCTTGGCGTCGACCCGCTTGCGCTGGGAGCTGCGGGTCGGCTTGGTGGCGTGGCGGGCCTTGGGGCGCCACGCGGCCTTCTTCAGCAGCTCGGTCAGCCGGCTCATGGCCTCCTTGCGGTTCATGTCCTGGCTGCGATGGGTCTCGACCCTGATCTGGATGAAGCCGTCATGGACCCGGCTGTCGCTCAGCTTCTCCAGCCCCTCCTTGTAGAGGTCCGGCAGACTGGGGGAGTCGCGGTAATCGAAGCGCAACCAGACGGCGGAGTCCGTCTTGTTGACATGCTGACCGCCGGCGCCCTGGGCGCGCATGGTCTGGAACTGCAGCTCGTGCCAGGGAATGATCACGCTGTTGGAGATGACTAACATGGGGTGATGCTCTCATTTGGTGCATCAAGGGAGTCTGGTGCAGCTTGGTGCCTCATTATGGGGCGAGATGCGCTTCCTTGGTGATCCTGGGCCTTAGCAGCCCAAGGGTTAAAGCCTATCTTTATGAAAATAAACAATAAAAATACTTGGCACAAGAATTGATGACCAATCCATGACATACCATGGATTGGGAGCAACCAGATGAAGCTGATTACTGCGATTATCAAACCCTTCAAGTTGGACGACGTGCGCGAGGCCATCGCCAACCTGGGGGTCGAAGGCCTGACCGTGTCCGAGGTCAAGGGATTTGGCCGCCAGAAGGGGCACACCGAATTATACCGGGGAGCCGAGTATCAGGTCGACTTCCTGCCTAAGGTGAAGCTGGAAATCGCCACCGCCGACGACAACGTGGAGGGGGTGATAGAGGCTATCTGCAAGGCGGCCTACACCGGCAAGATCGGCGACGGCAAGATCTTCGTCTATGACCTGCTGCAGGCGGTGCGGATCCGCACCGGCGAGAGCGACGACGAGGCGCTCTGATCCCGCATCCTCTTCCCGGAGCAGGCATGGGCCCAGGCCGGACATCAGCCAAGGCAGGCTGACGCCATGCCTTGATGGCCAATCAGACCGTGACTCTAAGTCATCGAGAGGCTGGGTGGGATTCCATCCGGTCTTTTTCTTCGGTCAACGGTTAAATATGTGATCCTACCTCTGTAAACCACCTTGATCCCGCCGTCGTGCCTCATGCAGAATGCAAACGCAAATTGTTATCACTCGATGCACAACTCAAGGAACGGATGATGAAAATGAAGATGCTGGCACTGGCTTTCTCTACCCTGGTTGCCCAGTCGGCATTTGCCGCCGCTGAAGTGAACGTCTACTCCAACCGGCAGGATGAGCTGATCAAGCCCATCATCCAGCAGTTCGAGAAAGAATCCGGGATCAAGGTCAACGTGGTGTTCGCCAAAGAGGGGCTGAACGAGCGTCTGGAGCGGGAAGGCAAGCTCTCCCCGGCCGATCTGATGCTGACCGTCGACATCAGCCGCCTGACCGATCTGGTGGACAAGGATCTGGTGCAGTCGGTGGACAGCAAGATCCTGCAGGAGAACATCCCGTCCATCTATCGGGATCCGGACAACAAGTGGTTCGCCCTGACCACCCGGGTACGCGCCATCTACTCCAGCAAGGATCGTCTCGGCAAGCTCGACACCATCAGCTACGAAGATCTGGTCAAGCCTGAATACAAAGGGAAAATTTGTACCCGCAGCGGCAAGCATGAGTACAATGTGGCGCTGGTCTCCTCCATGATCGCCCATCACGGCATGGCGGACGCCAAGACCTGGCTGGAAGGGGTCAAGGCCAACCTGGCGCGCAAGCCGCAGGGCAACGATCGGGATCAGGTCAAGGCCATCAAGGACGGCATCTGCGATCTGTCGCTGGGTAACAGCTACTACCTGGGCGCCATGCTCAAGGATCCCGCCCAGAAGTCCTGGGCCGATGCGGTCTACATCAACTTCCCGAATCAGGCCGACCGCGGTGCCCACGTCAACGTGAGTGGCGTGGCCATGACCAAGTATGCCAAGAACAAGGAAGCCGCCCAGAAGCTGATGGAGTTTCTCTCCGGCGACACCGCCCAGCACCTCTATGCGGACGTGAATGCCGAGTATCCGGTCAAGGCCGGGGTCGAGCCTTCCGCCATGGTCAAGTCCTGGGGCAGTTTCAAGTCTGACGCCATGCCGGTCAGCGAATACGCCAAGTACCGCAAGGATGCCTTGCAGTTGCTGGATGAAGTGAAGTTCGACTTGTAATCAGATGGGGCCAAAGGCCCCATCAATCACTGTGGTCCCATGAAAAATTTTGGTTGGATTGCCGGCAGCTGGGCCACCGCCCTGCTGCTGGGTTTGCCCGTTATCGCCCTGATCTTCTCTGCCCTGTCGGCGGACGGGGAGCTGTTTCGCCACCTCGCCGATACTGTGCTGCTCGACTACATCGCCAACACCTCGGCCCTGGTGCTGGGGGTGGTGCTGCTCAGCCTGCTGTTCGGGGTCCCCACCGCCTGGCTGGTGGCCATGTGCCAGGTGCCGGGGCGCCGCGCCCTGCAGTGGGCGCTGATGCTGCCCATGGCCATGCCCTCCTACATAGTGGCCTACGTCTATACCGACCTGCTGGATTACTCGGGTCCGTTGCAGGCGGGGCTGCGAATTTTGTTTGATTGGAACACCCCCACCGATTACTGGTTCCCGGCCATCCGCTCCCTCGGCGGGGCCGCCTGGGTGCTGGCGCTGGTGCTGTTCCCCTATGTCTACCTGCTGGCCCGTGCTTCGTTTTTGGAGCAGTCGGTCAGCCTCATTCACTCCAGCCGATTGCTCGGCTGCACTCCATGGCAGAGTTTTCGCCGCCTCAGCCTGCCGCTGGCCCGCCCCGCCATCATGGTCGCCGTTTCTCTGGTGGCGATGGAGACCCTGGCGGACTTCGCCACCGTCCACTTCT encodes the following:
- a CDS encoding DUF4426 domain-containing protein translates to MKTAWISCLLALLMTLPLRAEQMKELGPWQVHYNAFNSSFLTPEVAKAYGLERSRYNGIVNIAVQNKQGVAQAVGISGEAKNLTGTIRTLTFQEVKEGDSIYYLAVLPYRNEDTYQFTLKIMGEGQQQTLTFQQTFYVD
- a CDS encoding glycerate kinase → MKIVIAPDSFKESLSAMAVADAIEAGFKQILPDATYIKLPMADGGEGTVQSLIDATGGRILPVEVTAPLGNKVQGFVGLLGDGERAIIEMAAASGLHLVAPERRNPLLTSSWGTGELILAALEMGVTHLILGIGGSATNDGGAGMIQALGGQLLKADGSPIALGGGALSELARIDLSGLDPRLAGLTIEVACDVDNPLCGPKGASAVFGPQKGATPEMVAQLDANLAHYADCIEQALGKQVKAIPGAGAAGGMGAALVGLLGAELKPGIQIVIEALKLAEAVADADLVITGEGRIDSQTIHGKTPIGVARCAKQFGKPVIGISGCITDDYGVVHEHGLDAVFAVVNRAMSLPEALATATTNLQLTARNVAALYMLRN
- a CDS encoding YacL family protein, which encodes MDYEFRRDPFGGYRARFSMGHEAIGQWLIDEVGKDEEKLDELFSIIDQLSNRSRVEYRLLGGDYSLLLTHEEAEVKANVLNIEQDEDLDDLAYYDDEQLAMCGLEDFAQVLGSWRAFIRNEDMG
- a CDS encoding sugar diacid recognition domain-containing protein: MQLNDTLARQIVSRAMKILSFSVNVMDERGLIIASGNPERLHQRHEGAVLALTENRVVEISEATAQQLKGVRPGINLPIAYQGELLGVIGISGDPEEVRAYAELVRMTAELILEQAALTEQLQWDKRHKEELVLQLIRGEGRVDQLQQAARFLELDLAQPRVVAVLTLEEADPARLRELVHLLEYPERDNLVAINGLDEIVVLKPAQLSDGVWQSAQERSRIKQLLARIPHFKVRIGVGDYFAGIDGLARSYQTARDTLRRGMRQAPRKQVYFFEDYRLPVLLGSLADSWQADQLRAPLLRLAQEDAKGTLQKTLRQYFLQDCDLHPCADALFIHPNTLRYRLTRIEQITGLNFNKLDDKFLLYLGLNLDG
- a CDS encoding CPBP family intramembrane glutamic endopeptidase, with amino-acid sequence MLPLPDALIWGVLALAVLLCLARQPRPGLILLGIALLTALWLGRLSPFAALVSLAGLLLAWQTPCLPQPWRGIALTLVLLWAIALTLHLVPGFDNLRALDRVQAGPASVPFSLYLNLDKPLIFFGLLLAWPTLLGQGGPIRWRPLALLILPLAALLLAAWQLGALRPEPGLPHWWWLFALNNLLFTCVAEEALFRGLIQQGVAKRSKPWFGLLVSSLLFGAAHLAGGPLLMLFAALAGACYGLAFQLSGRLSVAILLHFLFNFAHLALFTYPLASR
- a CDS encoding NnrU family protein, whose protein sequence is MILLTLGVVLFTLIHLYPCFAVAHRARLRDRLGVQRYKGLFSLLVFVAIACILAGWRSASPMPLYFLPAWGPALAMGLMPVALILLCAGQGANYFRRWLVHPQLIGTLLWAGAHLTVNSEARSLVLFGGVGIWALVSIVWISVRDWQQKLRPAASWQGTGICVGVGLALTALLIFWGHGWLTGIALH
- a CDS encoding glutathione peroxidase is translated as MKWFTLLLLLGAGQALAACPDYFNVEQRELNSTQRHNLCQLTEGKVVLVVNTASYCGYRGQFRDLESLYQSYKDKGLIILGFPSNDFWQEAGDEGKTATVCRRDYGVTFPMFNRIAVRGSDASPLYKGLAAAAGGDAPGWNFHKYLIGRDGKLIASYGASQNPGADPLLAAVKQALGR
- a CDS encoding GntP family permease; amino-acid sequence: MIPVSALGALAALSIAIFLILKKVPPAYGMIVGALAGGLIGGADLTQTVALMIGGAQGITTAVMRILAAGVLAGVLIESGAATTIAETIVKKLGETRALLALALATLILTAVGVFVDVAVITVAPIALAIARRADLSKAAILLAMIGGGKAGNVMSPNPNAIAASDAFHLPLTSVMAAGIIPGLFGLVMAYWLAKRLNNKGSKVAADEVVSFDGAQLPGFLAAISAPLVAILLLALRPLAGIVVDPLIALPLGGLVGALMMGKFSKVNQFAVSGLARMAPVAIMLLGTGTLAGIIANSGLKDVLISGLTASGLPSYLLAPISGALMSLATASTTAGTVVASNVFSSTLIELGITSLAGAAMIHAGATVFDHMPHGSFFHATGGSVHMGVSERLKLIPYETAVGLTIAAVSTLMFGVFGLA